One Pristiophorus japonicus isolate sPriJap1 chromosome 19, sPriJap1.hap1, whole genome shotgun sequence genomic window carries:
- the LOC139229978 gene encoding WW domain-binding protein 2-like translates to MALNRNHSQSGGVIITNSESFLKECKDVELSFSDLAAKSDFFKGTKKGSLYLTPYRMIFLVKGKDPMQSFMMPFYLVKGCSIEQPVFSANYIKGTVRAEPGGGWEGQASFKLVFNSGGAIEFGQLMFKVAQQASRGTPVHNNTYGYEPMADMAFGFAPANGPYAANGPYVANGPYAPNGPYAYQPPPMNGGYGPPPAPMGYHYGTPAPQPGSYPSAPAMDMYMPPPPPYPGPPPVSVVEAGLPGGAKAAEAASSAYYNPCNPHSVYMPMDQPPPYTPAEEKKNN, encoded by the exons CTTTTTAAAGGAGTGCAAAGATGTGGAGCTCTCGTTCAGTGATTTGGCTGCAAAGTCTGATTTCTTTAAGGGGACCAAGAAGGGGTCGCTGTATTTGACGCCATACAGG ATGATCTTTCTGGTGAAAGGGAAGGACCCTATGCAGTCATTCATGATGCCCTTCTATCTTGTGAAAGGATGTTCCATCGAGCAGCCTGTCTTCTCTGCTAATTATATCAAGGGGACGGTTCGGGCTGAACCTGGAG GTGGCTGGGAAGGACAAGCCTCATTCAAATTAGTTTTTAACAGTGGTGGAGCCATTGAGTTCGGACAACTGATGTTCAAAGTGGCTCAACAAG CCTCCAGGGGTACACCTGTGCACAACAATACTTATGGATATGAACCAATGGCTGATATGGCTTTTGGATTTGCTCCAGCGAATGGCCCCTACGCGGCAAATGGCCCCTACGTGGCGAATGGCCCCTATGCGCCAAATGGTCCATACGCATATCAACCGCCTCCCATGAATGGAGGTTATGGACCTCCACCTGCACCGATGGGATACCATTATGGAACACCTGCACCACAGCCAG GAAGCTATCCATCTGCCCCTGCAATGGACATGTATATGCCTCCCCCACCTCCCTATCCTGGACCACCTCCAGTCAGTGTGGTGGAAGCTGGATTACCTG GTGGAGCTAAAGCAGCAGAAGCCGCTTCCAGTGCGTACTACAACCCGTGCAATCCTCACAGTGTCTACATGCCCATG GATCAGCCCCCACCGTACACACCAGCAGAAGAGAAGAAAAACAACTGA